The following coding sequences lie in one Rutidosis leptorrhynchoides isolate AG116_Rl617_1_P2 chromosome 4, CSIRO_AGI_Rlap_v1, whole genome shotgun sequence genomic window:
- the LOC139842658 gene encoding uncharacterized protein, with protein MEVLTLFLNRSVNESDKFRFHPMCEKLDIINLCFADDLFLFSYANKDSVSAICEALEEFKSCSGLVPSLAKSMAFFANFHQGVKTAILSILPFEDGKLSVRYLGVPLVTSSLMHRDCKPLVDQGKEIEALMGDFLWCQSEMKRGKAKVKWFIVYLPKEEGRLGIKRLKDWNVALLTSQVWRILSNTNSLWVQWIHSYRLKGRNFWDAPGVAGASVGVIHEAGLQRDATVRNIVSASGWCWPASWAIQFPGLNHIAPSILNSCPDVIKWRAWNGDPQVFSVNRVWDTIRPHANLVPWYSLVWYMQCIPRHSFLFWLLMGENLKTQDKLKTQVWSLVKSNMVFNVTGDSWKDFVNVASPVAGKKNVDCIVAKFLFGASVYFIWQERNGRVFKRRSRSCGSLVALIFSTVRCLVGGLFLPGLLALRNVSLLFSYLNFVVYLSLSFNTFHRVGSAGRVVVDSMVDGRVVVDSRVDGRVVLHEELRIIKVILRVAQPPLPPLKIPTGHRPPPLKPPENLETSNLSSDQEFIS; from the exons ATGGAGGTTCTAACATTGTTTCTTAACCGTTCGGTTAATGAATCTGATAAATTTCGATTCCACCCTATGTGTGAGAAGCTGGATATTATAAACCTTTGTTTTGCTGATGACTTATTTCTATTTTCTTATGCAAATAAGGATTCGGTTTCAGCCATTTGCGAGGCCTTGGAAGAATTTAAAAGTTGTTCGGGATTGGTTCCTAGTTTGGCAAAAAGCATGGCGTTCTTTGCAAATTTTCATCAGGGTGTGAAGACTGCTATCCTTTCTATTCTTCCTTTTGAAGATGGTAAGCTTTCGGTGAGATATTTGGGGGTCCCTCTTGTTACGTCGAGTCTTATGCACAGGGACTGTAAACCGTTGGTTGACCAGGGTAAAG AAATTGAGGCCTTAATGGGAGATTTTTTATGGTGTCAAAGCGAGATGAAGCGTGGTAAGGCTAAAGTTAAATGGTTTATAGTATATTTACCAAAAGAAGAAGGTAGATTAGGCATTAAACGGCTCAAAGATTGGAATGTTGCTTTATTAACATCTCAAGTTTGGCGTATATTGTCTAACACAAATTCCTTGTGGGTCCAGTGGATTCATTCATATCGGCTCAAGGGTCGTAATTTTTGGGATGCTCCTGGTGTAGCAGGAGCGAGTGTTGG AGTTATTCATGAAGCTGGTCTCCAAAGAGATGCCACTGTTCGTAACATTGTCTCTGCTTCTGGATGGTGTTGGCCTGCTAGTTGGGCTATTCAGTTCCCAGGTTTGAATCACATCGCCCCTTCTATTCTTAATAGTTGTCCTGATGTAATCAAATGGAGAGCGTGGAATGGTGACCCGCAAGTCTTTTCGGTTAACAGAGTTTGGGACACAATTCGGCCTCATGCGAATCTAGTTCCATGGTATTCTCTTGTTTGGTATATGCAATGCATCCCGAGGCACTCGTTTTTATTTTGGTTGCTTATGGGTGAGAATTTGAAAACGCAAGATAAGCTCAAAA CTCAGGTTTGGTCTTTGGTGAAAAGTAATATGGTTTTTAATGTCACAGGTGATTCTTGGAAGGATTTTGTGAATGTGGCTAGTCCGGTGGCAGGTAAGAAGAATGTGGATTGTATTGTTGCTAAGTTTCTCTTTGGTGCGTCGGTTTATTTTATTTGGCAAGAGAGGAATGGTAGGGTTTTTAAACGTCGATCTCGATCATGTGGAAGCTTGGTTGCTTTGATCTTCTCTACAGTCAG GTGTTTGGTTGGTGGCCTTTTTTTGCCTGGTTTGTTGGCTTTGAGAAATGTCTCATTGCTATTTTCTTACTTGAACTTCGTTGTATATCTTTCGTTGAGTTTTAATACATTTCACCGG GTTGGCTCTGCTGGTAGAGTTGTGGTTGATAGTATGGTTGATGGTAGGGTTGTGGTTGATAGTAGGGTTGATGGTAGGGTTGTGCTT cacgaagagctacgTATAATTAAGGTGATTCTTCGAGTTGCTCAACCACCACTTCCACCTCTAAAGATTCCCACCGGCCACCGTCCTCCGCCGCTGAAACCGCCGGAAAATCTTGAAACCTCTAATTTGTCTTCTGATCAAGAATTTATCAGCTAG